From Larus michahellis chromosome 8, bLarMic1.1, whole genome shotgun sequence, one genomic window encodes:
- the CLEC19A gene encoding C-type lectin domain family 19 member A isoform X1, translating into MGTGWDVCVLLSMVVFAAQAFPQTNIKISQAMPEPVHAYSCPLFWTEYEGHCYRYFPINKTWAEADLYCAEFSIGIRSAKLASIHSWEENVFVYDLVNSRVPGIPTDIWTGLNDLRQEGHFEWTDGSSYDYHYWDGSQPDDGIHSIPEEEDCVQIWYRHSSEKGCVFSFTTYIHTHSHSPLAHIAVAGGEHHPL; encoded by the exons ATGGGCACTGGCTGGGATGTGTGTGTGCTCCTCTCCATGGTGGTGTTTGCTGCCCAGGCTTTCCCCCAGACAAACATAAAGATCAGCCAAG CCATGCCTGAGCCTGTCCATGCCTACTCCTGCCCGCTCTTCTGGACTGAGTACGAAGGCCACTGCTACCGGTACTTCCCCATCAACAAAACCTGGGCTGAAGCTGACCTCTATTGCGCCGAGTTCTCCATCGGCATCAGATCAGCCAAGCTGGCCTCCATCCACAG ctgggaagAAAACGTCTTCGTGTACGACCTGGTGAACAGCCGGGTGCCGGGCATCCCCACCGACATCTGGACGGGGCTCAACGACCTGCGGCAG GAGGGTCACTTCGAGTGGACGGACGGCTCCTCCTACGACTACCACTACTGGGACGGCAGTCAGCCCGACGACGGGATCCACTCCATCCCGGAGGAGGAGGACTGCGTGCAGATCTGGTACCGGCACAGCAGCG agaagggatgtgttttctctttcaccacgtacatacacacacactctcactcTCCCCTCGCTCACATAGCAGTGGCAGGAGGGGAGCATCACCCACTTTGA
- the CLEC19A gene encoding C-type lectin domain family 19 member A isoform X2 yields MGTGWDVCVLLSMVVFAAQAFPQTNIKISQAMPEPVHAYSCPLFWTEYEGHCYRYFPINKTWAEADLYCAEFSIGIRSAKLASIHSWEENVFVYDLVNSRVPGIPTDIWTGLNDLRQEGHFEWTDGSSYDYHYWDGSQPDDGIHSIPEEEDCVQIWYRHSSALRSWNDNACGRAFPFVCKIPSLALD; encoded by the exons ATGGGCACTGGCTGGGATGTGTGTGTGCTCCTCTCCATGGTGGTGTTTGCTGCCCAGGCTTTCCCCCAGACAAACATAAAGATCAGCCAAG CCATGCCTGAGCCTGTCCATGCCTACTCCTGCCCGCTCTTCTGGACTGAGTACGAAGGCCACTGCTACCGGTACTTCCCCATCAACAAAACCTGGGCTGAAGCTGACCTCTATTGCGCCGAGTTCTCCATCGGCATCAGATCAGCCAAGCTGGCCTCCATCCACAG ctgggaagAAAACGTCTTCGTGTACGACCTGGTGAACAGCCGGGTGCCGGGCATCCCCACCGACATCTGGACGGGGCTCAACGACCTGCGGCAG GAGGGTCACTTCGAGTGGACGGACGGCTCCTCCTACGACTACCACTACTGGGACGGCAGTCAGCCCGACGACGGGATCCACTCCATCCCGGAGGAGGAGGACTGCGTGCAGATCTGGTACCGGCACAGCAGCG CGCTGCGCTCCTGGAACGACAATGCCTGTGGCAGAGCCTTCCCCTTCGTCTGCAAGATCCCCTCGCTGGCCCTGGACTGA